Proteins encoded together in one Flavobacteriales bacterium window:
- a CDS encoding energy transducer TonB produces the protein MPQVQQALCACLLATAANHAIAQVVTAPNVDDTEFGDSLFTIVEVSPAFPGGETELYKYLLPAIRYPEAARDAGIQGTVFVNFVVEKDGSITNANVLRGIGGGCDEVALKAVRSMPVWTPGEHKGQKVRVRYNLPVKFTIKEPVPPLIDTVAFIDPVMMPSFPGGEAELRAFIKANLRYPTEAAKEEIIGDVYTTFEVDSEGNIMDPKVLRGVHPSIDTEALRLLNAMPRWNPGMLNGKPVRVQFTLPIRFSPK, from the coding sequence ATGCCTCAAGTTCAACAAGCCCTCTGCGCGTGCCTGCTTGCTACGGCCGCCAACCATGCAATCGCACAAGTGGTCACTGCTCCCAACGTGGACGACACGGAGTTCGGAGACTCATTGTTCACCATTGTGGAGGTGTCGCCCGCATTCCCTGGCGGGGAAACCGAGTTGTACAAATACCTGCTGCCAGCCATCCGCTACCCGGAAGCCGCGCGCGACGCTGGCATACAAGGCACGGTGTTCGTCAACTTCGTTGTGGAAAAGGACGGAAGCATCACGAACGCGAACGTGCTGCGCGGCATCGGTGGCGGCTGCGATGAGGTTGCGCTGAAAGCCGTGCGCAGCATGCCCGTATGGACGCCCGGCGAGCACAAAGGGCAGAAGGTGCGCGTGCGGTACAACCTGCCGGTGAAATTCACGATCAAGGAACCAGTGCCGCCCCTGATCGATACCGTGGCATTCATTGACCCCGTTATGATGCCTAGCTTCCCTGGTGGCGAGGCCGAGCTGAGGGCATTCATCAAAGCGAATCTGCGCTATCCAACTGAAGCTGCGAAGGAGGAGATCATCGGGGACGTCTACACAACGTTCGAGGTGGATTCGGAAGGAAATATCATGGATCCGAAAGTGTTGCGTGGGGTGCATCCATCCATCGACACAGAAGCGCTTCGGTTGCTGAACGCCATGCCGCGATGGAATCCAGGCATGCTGAACGGTA